In the Sarcophilus harrisii chromosome 3, mSarHar1.11, whole genome shotgun sequence genome, one interval contains:
- the DMPK gene encoding myotonin-protein kinase isoform X3, with translation MSAEVRLQRLRRLQALVAHGGCVGLEPLLDLLLCVYQELSASALAQEKYVLDFLQWAEPFVARLKELQLRRDDFEILKVIGRGAFSEVAVVKLRRTGQVFAMKIMNKWDILKRGEVSCFREERDVLVNGDPRWVTQLHFAFQDENYLYLVMEYYVGGDLLTLLSKFGERIPEEMARFYLAEMVLAIDSVHRLGYVHRDIKPDNILLDRCGHIRLADFGSCLKLREDGTVCSSVAVGTPDYLSPEILQSVGDGTGACSYGPECDWWALGVFAYEMFFGQTPFYAESTAETYGKIVHYKEHLSLPMSDGGVPKEARDLIQQLLCPREVRLGRAGAGDFRDHPFFQGLDWEGIRDSSPPFVPDFSGATDTCNFDLVDDGLTAMETLSDLMESPPLGVHLPFVGYSFSYAALSESEAHEVSHPAPMELEPEPTAPAPPQQETAEEPLPQTQAEEATPSLEKEEEEGVTLQELQTALEEEMLNQQSLRRELDAIRLANQNFASQLQAAESRNGELEAQIQQLRERMEELQAAANSGLPLPQATELSPHMAPRPWLCASGPWWRPATCCPVPGSLSQAYRRRASCSSSPLLWLLPQRWAALGWGPVPAPALALAPAPAGASPGRLASAPEPPPAPEP, from the exons ATGTCGGCCGAGGTCCGGCTGCAGCGGCTGCGGCGGCTCCAGGCGCTGGTGGCCCACGGGGGCTGCGTGGGGCTGGAGCCCCTGCTCGACCTGCTGCTGTGTGTCTACCAGGAGCTCAGTGCCTCGGCCCTGGCCCAGGAAAAGTACGTGCTGGACTTTCTGCAGTGGG CGGAGCCCTTTGTGGCGAGATTGAAGGAGCTCCAGCTGCGCAGGGACGACTTTGAGATTTTGAAGGTGATCGGACGCGGGGCGTTCAGCGAG GTGGCCGTGGTGAAGCTGAGGCGCACCGGACAGGTGTTTGCCATGAAGATCATGAATAAATGGGACATATTGAAGCGAGGGGAG GTGTCATGTTTCCGGGAGGAGCGCGACGTGCTGGTGAATGGGGACCCCCGGTGGGTCACGCAGCTGCATTTTGCTTTCCAGGACGAGAACTACCTG taCCTGGTGATGGAGTATTATGTGGGCGGGGACCTGCTGACCCTCCTGAGCAAGTTTGGGGAGAGGATCCCCGAAGAGATGGCCCGCTTCTACCTGGCCGAGATGGTGCTGGCCATAGACTCTGTGCACCGGCTCGGCTACGTGCACCG GGACATCAAGCCGGACAACATCCTTCTGGACCGCTGCGGCCACATCCGCTTGGCCGACTTCGGTTCCTGCCTCAAGCTTCGGGAGGACGGCACG GTGTGCTCCTCCGTGGCGGTGGGGACCCCGGACTACCTGTCCCCGGAGATCTTGCAGTCTGTGGGGGACGGAACAGGGGCGTGCTCCTACGGGCCCGAGTGCGACTGGTGGGCTCTGGGGGTGTTTGCCTACGAGATGTTCTTCGGCCAGACGCCTTTCTACGCCGAATCCACCGCCGAGACGTACGGCAAGATCGTCCACTACAAG gAGCACCTCTCCCTGCCCATGTCAGATGGCGGGGTCCCCAAGGAAGCCCGAGACCTGATCCAACAGCTTCTGTGCCCCCGGGAGGTACGGCTAGGACGGGCTGGGGCCGGGGACTTCCGAGATCATCCATTCTTCCAGGGACTCGACTGGGAGGGCATCCGGGACAGCTCTCCTCCTTTCGTTCCCGACTTTTCCGGAGCCACGGACACCTGCAATTTCGACCTGGTGGATGACGGGCTCACGGCCATG GAGACACTGTCTGACCTGATGGAAAGCCCGCCACTGGGCGTACACTTACCCTTTGTGGGCTATTCGTTCTCCTATGCTGCTCTCAG TGAAAGTGAGGCCCATGAGGTCAGTCACCCTGCCCCTATGGAGCTGGAGCCTGAGCCTACAGCCCCTGCCCCACCCCAGCAGGAAACTGCTGAGGAGCCT CTCCCCCAAACTCAGGCTGAGGAGGCCACACCGAGcctagagaaggaagaggaagagggggtCACCTTACAAGAGCTACAAACTGCCCTAGAGGAGGAGATGCTGAACCAGCAGAGCCTTCGGAGAGAGCTGGATGCCATCCGCTTGGCCAACCAGAACTTTGCCAG CCAGCTCCAGGCCGCCGAGAGCCGGAACGGGGAGCTAGAGGCTCAGATCCAGCAGCTTCGAGAGCGGATGGAGGAACTGCAAGCGGCAG ccAACTCCGGGCTCCCCCTTCCCCAGGCCACGGAGCTGTCTCCCCAT ATGGCCCCCCGGCCGTGGCTCTGTGCCAGTGGCCCCTGGTGGCGCCCTGCCACCTGCTGCCCTGTGCCCGG GTCCTTAAGCCAAGCG
- the DMPK gene encoding myotonin-protein kinase isoform X2, which produces MSAEVRLQRLRRLQALVAHGGCVGLEPLLDLLLCVYQELSASALAQEKYVLDFLQWAEPFVARLKELQLRRDDFEILKVIGRGAFSEVAVVKLRRTGQVFAMKIMNKWDILKRGEVSCFREERDVLVNGDPRWVTQLHFAFQDENYLYLVMEYYVGGDLLTLLSKFGERIPEEMARFYLAEMVLAIDSVHRLGYVHRDIKPDNILLDRCGHIRLADFGSCLKLREDGTVCSSVAVGTPDYLSPEILQSVGDGTGACSYGPECDWWALGVFAYEMFFGQTPFYAESTAETYGKIVHYKEHLSLPMSDGGVPKEARDLIQQLLCPREVRLGRAGAGDFRDHPFFQGLDWEGIRDSSPPFVPDFSGATDTCNFDLVDDGLTAMVSGGGETLSDLMESPPLGVHLPFVGYSFSYAALSESEAHEVSHPAPMELEPEPTAPAPPQQETAEEPLPQTQAEEATPSLEKEEEEGVTLQELQTALEEEMLNQQSLRRELDAIRLANQNFASQLQAAESRNGELEAQIQQLRERMEELQAAANSGLPLPQATELSPHPDGPPAVALCQWPLVAPCHLLPCARVLKPSVSEARQLLVVAAALAPAAALGRPGLGACAGPGPGPGPGPGWGLPWPARLSPGTAPGP; this is translated from the exons ATGTCGGCCGAGGTCCGGCTGCAGCGGCTGCGGCGGCTCCAGGCGCTGGTGGCCCACGGGGGCTGCGTGGGGCTGGAGCCCCTGCTCGACCTGCTGCTGTGTGTCTACCAGGAGCTCAGTGCCTCGGCCCTGGCCCAGGAAAAGTACGTGCTGGACTTTCTGCAGTGGG CGGAGCCCTTTGTGGCGAGATTGAAGGAGCTCCAGCTGCGCAGGGACGACTTTGAGATTTTGAAGGTGATCGGACGCGGGGCGTTCAGCGAG GTGGCCGTGGTGAAGCTGAGGCGCACCGGACAGGTGTTTGCCATGAAGATCATGAATAAATGGGACATATTGAAGCGAGGGGAG GTGTCATGTTTCCGGGAGGAGCGCGACGTGCTGGTGAATGGGGACCCCCGGTGGGTCACGCAGCTGCATTTTGCTTTCCAGGACGAGAACTACCTG taCCTGGTGATGGAGTATTATGTGGGCGGGGACCTGCTGACCCTCCTGAGCAAGTTTGGGGAGAGGATCCCCGAAGAGATGGCCCGCTTCTACCTGGCCGAGATGGTGCTGGCCATAGACTCTGTGCACCGGCTCGGCTACGTGCACCG GGACATCAAGCCGGACAACATCCTTCTGGACCGCTGCGGCCACATCCGCTTGGCCGACTTCGGTTCCTGCCTCAAGCTTCGGGAGGACGGCACG GTGTGCTCCTCCGTGGCGGTGGGGACCCCGGACTACCTGTCCCCGGAGATCTTGCAGTCTGTGGGGGACGGAACAGGGGCGTGCTCCTACGGGCCCGAGTGCGACTGGTGGGCTCTGGGGGTGTTTGCCTACGAGATGTTCTTCGGCCAGACGCCTTTCTACGCCGAATCCACCGCCGAGACGTACGGCAAGATCGTCCACTACAAG gAGCACCTCTCCCTGCCCATGTCAGATGGCGGGGTCCCCAAGGAAGCCCGAGACCTGATCCAACAGCTTCTGTGCCCCCGGGAGGTACGGCTAGGACGGGCTGGGGCCGGGGACTTCCGAGATCATCCATTCTTCCAGGGACTCGACTGGGAGGGCATCCGGGACAGCTCTCCTCCTTTCGTTCCCGACTTTTCCGGAGCCACGGACACCTGCAATTTCGACCTGGTGGATGACGGGCTCACGGCCATGGTGAGCGGGGGTGGG GAGACACTGTCTGACCTGATGGAAAGCCCGCCACTGGGCGTACACTTACCCTTTGTGGGCTATTCGTTCTCCTATGCTGCTCTCAG TGAAAGTGAGGCCCATGAGGTCAGTCACCCTGCCCCTATGGAGCTGGAGCCTGAGCCTACAGCCCCTGCCCCACCCCAGCAGGAAACTGCTGAGGAGCCT CTCCCCCAAACTCAGGCTGAGGAGGCCACACCGAGcctagagaaggaagaggaagagggggtCACCTTACAAGAGCTACAAACTGCCCTAGAGGAGGAGATGCTGAACCAGCAGAGCCTTCGGAGAGAGCTGGATGCCATCCGCTTGGCCAACCAGAACTTTGCCAG CCAGCTCCAGGCCGCCGAGAGCCGGAACGGGGAGCTAGAGGCTCAGATCCAGCAGCTTCGAGAGCGGATGGAGGAACTGCAAGCGGCAG ccAACTCCGGGCTCCCCCTTCCCCAGGCCACGGAGCTGTCTCCCCAT CCAGATGGCCCCCCGGCCGTGGCTCTGTGCCAGTGGCCCCTGGTGGCGCCCTGCCACCTGCTGCCCTGTGCCCGG GTCCTTAAGCCAAGCG
- the DMPK gene encoding myotonin-protein kinase isoform X6, with the protein MSAEVRLQRLRRLQALVAHGGCVGLEPLLDLLLCVYQELSASALAQEKYVLDFLQWAEPFVARLKELQLRRDDFEILKVIGRGAFSEVAVVKLRRTGQVFAMKIMNKWDILKRGEVSCFREERDVLVNGDPRWVTQLHFAFQDENYLYLVMEYYVGGDLLTLLSKFGERIPEEMARFYLAEMVLAIDSVHRLGYVHRDIKPDNILLDRCGHIRLADFGSCLKLREDGTVCSSVAVGTPDYLSPEILQSVGDGTGACSYGPECDWWALGVFAYEMFFGQTPFYAESTAETYGKIVHYKEHLSLPMSDGGVPKEARDLIQQLLCPREVRLGRAGAGDFRDHPFFQGLDWEGIRDSSPPFVPDFSGATDTCNFDLVDDGLTAMETLSDLMESPPLGVHLPFVGYSFSYAALSESEAHEVSHPAPMELEPEPTAPAPPQQETAEEPLPQTQAEEATPSLEKEEEEGVTLQELQTALEEEMLNQQSLRRELDAIRLANQNFASQLQAAESRNGELEAQIQQLRERMEELQAAANSGLPLPQATELSPHPDGPPAVALCQWPLVAPCHLLPCARVLKPSVSEARQLLVVAAALAPAAALGRPGLGACAGPGPGPGPGPGWGLPWPARLSPGTAPGP; encoded by the exons ATGTCGGCCGAGGTCCGGCTGCAGCGGCTGCGGCGGCTCCAGGCGCTGGTGGCCCACGGGGGCTGCGTGGGGCTGGAGCCCCTGCTCGACCTGCTGCTGTGTGTCTACCAGGAGCTCAGTGCCTCGGCCCTGGCCCAGGAAAAGTACGTGCTGGACTTTCTGCAGTGGG CGGAGCCCTTTGTGGCGAGATTGAAGGAGCTCCAGCTGCGCAGGGACGACTTTGAGATTTTGAAGGTGATCGGACGCGGGGCGTTCAGCGAG GTGGCCGTGGTGAAGCTGAGGCGCACCGGACAGGTGTTTGCCATGAAGATCATGAATAAATGGGACATATTGAAGCGAGGGGAG GTGTCATGTTTCCGGGAGGAGCGCGACGTGCTGGTGAATGGGGACCCCCGGTGGGTCACGCAGCTGCATTTTGCTTTCCAGGACGAGAACTACCTG taCCTGGTGATGGAGTATTATGTGGGCGGGGACCTGCTGACCCTCCTGAGCAAGTTTGGGGAGAGGATCCCCGAAGAGATGGCCCGCTTCTACCTGGCCGAGATGGTGCTGGCCATAGACTCTGTGCACCGGCTCGGCTACGTGCACCG GGACATCAAGCCGGACAACATCCTTCTGGACCGCTGCGGCCACATCCGCTTGGCCGACTTCGGTTCCTGCCTCAAGCTTCGGGAGGACGGCACG GTGTGCTCCTCCGTGGCGGTGGGGACCCCGGACTACCTGTCCCCGGAGATCTTGCAGTCTGTGGGGGACGGAACAGGGGCGTGCTCCTACGGGCCCGAGTGCGACTGGTGGGCTCTGGGGGTGTTTGCCTACGAGATGTTCTTCGGCCAGACGCCTTTCTACGCCGAATCCACCGCCGAGACGTACGGCAAGATCGTCCACTACAAG gAGCACCTCTCCCTGCCCATGTCAGATGGCGGGGTCCCCAAGGAAGCCCGAGACCTGATCCAACAGCTTCTGTGCCCCCGGGAGGTACGGCTAGGACGGGCTGGGGCCGGGGACTTCCGAGATCATCCATTCTTCCAGGGACTCGACTGGGAGGGCATCCGGGACAGCTCTCCTCCTTTCGTTCCCGACTTTTCCGGAGCCACGGACACCTGCAATTTCGACCTGGTGGATGACGGGCTCACGGCCATG GAGACACTGTCTGACCTGATGGAAAGCCCGCCACTGGGCGTACACTTACCCTTTGTGGGCTATTCGTTCTCCTATGCTGCTCTCAG TGAAAGTGAGGCCCATGAGGTCAGTCACCCTGCCCCTATGGAGCTGGAGCCTGAGCCTACAGCCCCTGCCCCACCCCAGCAGGAAACTGCTGAGGAGCCT CTCCCCCAAACTCAGGCTGAGGAGGCCACACCGAGcctagagaaggaagaggaagagggggtCACCTTACAAGAGCTACAAACTGCCCTAGAGGAGGAGATGCTGAACCAGCAGAGCCTTCGGAGAGAGCTGGATGCCATCCGCTTGGCCAACCAGAACTTTGCCAG CCAGCTCCAGGCCGCCGAGAGCCGGAACGGGGAGCTAGAGGCTCAGATCCAGCAGCTTCGAGAGCGGATGGAGGAACTGCAAGCGGCAG ccAACTCCGGGCTCCCCCTTCCCCAGGCCACGGAGCTGTCTCCCCAT CCAGATGGCCCCCCGGCCGTGGCTCTGTGCCAGTGGCCCCTGGTGGCGCCCTGCCACCTGCTGCCCTGTGCCCGG GTCCTTAAGCCAAGCG
- the DMPK gene encoding myotonin-protein kinase isoform X5 — MSAEVRLQRLRRLQALVAHGGCVGLEPLLDLLLCVYQELSASALAQEKYVLDFLQWAEPFVARLKELQLRRDDFEILKVIGRGAFSEVAVVKLRRTGQVFAMKIMNKWDILKRGEVSCFREERDVLVNGDPRWVTQLHFAFQDENYLYLVMEYYVGGDLLTLLSKFGERIPEEMARFYLAEMVLAIDSVHRLGYVHRDIKPDNILLDRCGHIRLADFGSCLKLREDGTVCSSVAVGTPDYLSPEILQSVGDGTGACSYGPECDWWALGVFAYEMFFGQTPFYAESTAETYGKIVHYKEHLSLPMSDGGVPKEARDLIQQLLCPREVRLGRAGAGDFRDHPFFQGLDWEGIRDSSPPFVPDFSGATDTCNFDLVDDGLTAMVSGGGETLSDLMESPPLGVHLPFVGYSFSYAALSESEAHEVSHPAPMELEPEPTAPAPPQQETAEEPLPQTQAEEATPSLEKEEEEGVTLQELQTALEEEMLNQQSLRRELDAIRLANQNFASQLQAAESRNGELEAQIQQLRERMEELQAAGP; from the exons ATGTCGGCCGAGGTCCGGCTGCAGCGGCTGCGGCGGCTCCAGGCGCTGGTGGCCCACGGGGGCTGCGTGGGGCTGGAGCCCCTGCTCGACCTGCTGCTGTGTGTCTACCAGGAGCTCAGTGCCTCGGCCCTGGCCCAGGAAAAGTACGTGCTGGACTTTCTGCAGTGGG CGGAGCCCTTTGTGGCGAGATTGAAGGAGCTCCAGCTGCGCAGGGACGACTTTGAGATTTTGAAGGTGATCGGACGCGGGGCGTTCAGCGAG GTGGCCGTGGTGAAGCTGAGGCGCACCGGACAGGTGTTTGCCATGAAGATCATGAATAAATGGGACATATTGAAGCGAGGGGAG GTGTCATGTTTCCGGGAGGAGCGCGACGTGCTGGTGAATGGGGACCCCCGGTGGGTCACGCAGCTGCATTTTGCTTTCCAGGACGAGAACTACCTG taCCTGGTGATGGAGTATTATGTGGGCGGGGACCTGCTGACCCTCCTGAGCAAGTTTGGGGAGAGGATCCCCGAAGAGATGGCCCGCTTCTACCTGGCCGAGATGGTGCTGGCCATAGACTCTGTGCACCGGCTCGGCTACGTGCACCG GGACATCAAGCCGGACAACATCCTTCTGGACCGCTGCGGCCACATCCGCTTGGCCGACTTCGGTTCCTGCCTCAAGCTTCGGGAGGACGGCACG GTGTGCTCCTCCGTGGCGGTGGGGACCCCGGACTACCTGTCCCCGGAGATCTTGCAGTCTGTGGGGGACGGAACAGGGGCGTGCTCCTACGGGCCCGAGTGCGACTGGTGGGCTCTGGGGGTGTTTGCCTACGAGATGTTCTTCGGCCAGACGCCTTTCTACGCCGAATCCACCGCCGAGACGTACGGCAAGATCGTCCACTACAAG gAGCACCTCTCCCTGCCCATGTCAGATGGCGGGGTCCCCAAGGAAGCCCGAGACCTGATCCAACAGCTTCTGTGCCCCCGGGAGGTACGGCTAGGACGGGCTGGGGCCGGGGACTTCCGAGATCATCCATTCTTCCAGGGACTCGACTGGGAGGGCATCCGGGACAGCTCTCCTCCTTTCGTTCCCGACTTTTCCGGAGCCACGGACACCTGCAATTTCGACCTGGTGGATGACGGGCTCACGGCCATGGTGAGCGGGGGTGGG GAGACACTGTCTGACCTGATGGAAAGCCCGCCACTGGGCGTACACTTACCCTTTGTGGGCTATTCGTTCTCCTATGCTGCTCTCAG TGAAAGTGAGGCCCATGAGGTCAGTCACCCTGCCCCTATGGAGCTGGAGCCTGAGCCTACAGCCCCTGCCCCACCCCAGCAGGAAACTGCTGAGGAGCCT CTCCCCCAAACTCAGGCTGAGGAGGCCACACCGAGcctagagaaggaagaggaagagggggtCACCTTACAAGAGCTACAAACTGCCCTAGAGGAGGAGATGCTGAACCAGCAGAGCCTTCGGAGAGAGCTGGATGCCATCCGCTTGGCCAACCAGAACTTTGCCAG CCAGCTCCAGGCCGCCGAGAGCCGGAACGGGGAGCTAGAGGCTCAGATCCAGCAGCTTCGAGAGCGGATGGAGGAACTGCAAGCGGCAG GTCCTTAA
- the DMPK gene encoding myotonin-protein kinase isoform X4: protein MSAEVRLQRLRRLQALVAHGGCVGLEPLLDLLLCVYQELSASALAQEKYVLDFLQWAEPFVARLKELQLRRDDFEILKVIGRGAFSEVAVVKLRRTGQVFAMKIMNKWDILKRGEVSCFREERDVLVNGDPRWVTQLHFAFQDENYLYLVMEYYVGGDLLTLLSKFGERIPEEMARFYLAEMVLAIDSVHRLGYVHRDIKPDNILLDRCGHIRLADFGSCLKLREDGTVCSSVAVGTPDYLSPEILQSVGDGTGACSYGPECDWWALGVFAYEMFFGQTPFYAESTAETYGKIVHYKEHLSLPMSDGGVPKEARDLIQQLLCPREVRLGRAGAGDFRDHPFFQGLDWEGIRDSSPPFVPDFSGATDTCNFDLVDDGLTAMVSGGGETLSDLMESPPLGVHLPFVGYSFSYAALSESEAHEVSHPAPMELEPEPTAPAPPQQETAEEPAEEATPSLEKEEEEGVTLQELQTALEEEMLNQQSLRRELDAIRLANQNFASQLQAAESRNGELEAQIQQLRERMEELQAAANSGLPLPQATELSPHMAPRPWLCASGPWWRPATCCPVPGSLSQAYRRRASCSSSPLLWLLPQRWAALGWGPVPAPALALAPAPAGASPGRLASAPEPPPAPEP from the exons ATGTCGGCCGAGGTCCGGCTGCAGCGGCTGCGGCGGCTCCAGGCGCTGGTGGCCCACGGGGGCTGCGTGGGGCTGGAGCCCCTGCTCGACCTGCTGCTGTGTGTCTACCAGGAGCTCAGTGCCTCGGCCCTGGCCCAGGAAAAGTACGTGCTGGACTTTCTGCAGTGGG CGGAGCCCTTTGTGGCGAGATTGAAGGAGCTCCAGCTGCGCAGGGACGACTTTGAGATTTTGAAGGTGATCGGACGCGGGGCGTTCAGCGAG GTGGCCGTGGTGAAGCTGAGGCGCACCGGACAGGTGTTTGCCATGAAGATCATGAATAAATGGGACATATTGAAGCGAGGGGAG GTGTCATGTTTCCGGGAGGAGCGCGACGTGCTGGTGAATGGGGACCCCCGGTGGGTCACGCAGCTGCATTTTGCTTTCCAGGACGAGAACTACCTG taCCTGGTGATGGAGTATTATGTGGGCGGGGACCTGCTGACCCTCCTGAGCAAGTTTGGGGAGAGGATCCCCGAAGAGATGGCCCGCTTCTACCTGGCCGAGATGGTGCTGGCCATAGACTCTGTGCACCGGCTCGGCTACGTGCACCG GGACATCAAGCCGGACAACATCCTTCTGGACCGCTGCGGCCACATCCGCTTGGCCGACTTCGGTTCCTGCCTCAAGCTTCGGGAGGACGGCACG GTGTGCTCCTCCGTGGCGGTGGGGACCCCGGACTACCTGTCCCCGGAGATCTTGCAGTCTGTGGGGGACGGAACAGGGGCGTGCTCCTACGGGCCCGAGTGCGACTGGTGGGCTCTGGGGGTGTTTGCCTACGAGATGTTCTTCGGCCAGACGCCTTTCTACGCCGAATCCACCGCCGAGACGTACGGCAAGATCGTCCACTACAAG gAGCACCTCTCCCTGCCCATGTCAGATGGCGGGGTCCCCAAGGAAGCCCGAGACCTGATCCAACAGCTTCTGTGCCCCCGGGAGGTACGGCTAGGACGGGCTGGGGCCGGGGACTTCCGAGATCATCCATTCTTCCAGGGACTCGACTGGGAGGGCATCCGGGACAGCTCTCCTCCTTTCGTTCCCGACTTTTCCGGAGCCACGGACACCTGCAATTTCGACCTGGTGGATGACGGGCTCACGGCCATGGTGAGCGGGGGTGGG GAGACACTGTCTGACCTGATGGAAAGCCCGCCACTGGGCGTACACTTACCCTTTGTGGGCTATTCGTTCTCCTATGCTGCTCTCAG TGAAAGTGAGGCCCATGAGGTCAGTCACCCTGCCCCTATGGAGCTGGAGCCTGAGCCTACAGCCCCTGCCCCACCCCAGCAGGAAACTGCTGAGGAGCCT GCTGAGGAGGCCACACCGAGcctagagaaggaagaggaagagggggtCACCTTACAAGAGCTACAAACTGCCCTAGAGGAGGAGATGCTGAACCAGCAGAGCCTTCGGAGAGAGCTGGATGCCATCCGCTTGGCCAACCAGAACTTTGCCAG CCAGCTCCAGGCCGCCGAGAGCCGGAACGGGGAGCTAGAGGCTCAGATCCAGCAGCTTCGAGAGCGGATGGAGGAACTGCAAGCGGCAG ccAACTCCGGGCTCCCCCTTCCCCAGGCCACGGAGCTGTCTCCCCAT ATGGCCCCCCGGCCGTGGCTCTGTGCCAGTGGCCCCTGGTGGCGCCCTGCCACCTGCTGCCCTGTGCCCGG GTCCTTAAGCCAAGCG
- the DMPK gene encoding myotonin-protein kinase isoform X1 codes for MSAEVRLQRLRRLQALVAHGGCVGLEPLLDLLLCVYQELSASALAQEKYVLDFLQWAEPFVARLKELQLRRDDFEILKVIGRGAFSEVAVVKLRRTGQVFAMKIMNKWDILKRGEVSCFREERDVLVNGDPRWVTQLHFAFQDENYLYLVMEYYVGGDLLTLLSKFGERIPEEMARFYLAEMVLAIDSVHRLGYVHRDIKPDNILLDRCGHIRLADFGSCLKLREDGTVCSSVAVGTPDYLSPEILQSVGDGTGACSYGPECDWWALGVFAYEMFFGQTPFYAESTAETYGKIVHYKEHLSLPMSDGGVPKEARDLIQQLLCPREVRLGRAGAGDFRDHPFFQGLDWEGIRDSSPPFVPDFSGATDTCNFDLVDDGLTAMVSGGGETLSDLMESPPLGVHLPFVGYSFSYAALSESEAHEVSHPAPMELEPEPTAPAPPQQETAEEPLPQTQAEEATPSLEKEEEEGVTLQELQTALEEEMLNQQSLRRELDAIRLANQNFASQLQAAESRNGELEAQIQQLRERMEELQAAANSGLPLPQATELSPHMAPRPWLCASGPWWRPATCCPVPGSLSQAYRRRASCSSSPLLWLLPQRWAALGWGPVPAPALALAPAPAGASPGRLASAPEPPPAPEP; via the exons ATGTCGGCCGAGGTCCGGCTGCAGCGGCTGCGGCGGCTCCAGGCGCTGGTGGCCCACGGGGGCTGCGTGGGGCTGGAGCCCCTGCTCGACCTGCTGCTGTGTGTCTACCAGGAGCTCAGTGCCTCGGCCCTGGCCCAGGAAAAGTACGTGCTGGACTTTCTGCAGTGGG CGGAGCCCTTTGTGGCGAGATTGAAGGAGCTCCAGCTGCGCAGGGACGACTTTGAGATTTTGAAGGTGATCGGACGCGGGGCGTTCAGCGAG GTGGCCGTGGTGAAGCTGAGGCGCACCGGACAGGTGTTTGCCATGAAGATCATGAATAAATGGGACATATTGAAGCGAGGGGAG GTGTCATGTTTCCGGGAGGAGCGCGACGTGCTGGTGAATGGGGACCCCCGGTGGGTCACGCAGCTGCATTTTGCTTTCCAGGACGAGAACTACCTG taCCTGGTGATGGAGTATTATGTGGGCGGGGACCTGCTGACCCTCCTGAGCAAGTTTGGGGAGAGGATCCCCGAAGAGATGGCCCGCTTCTACCTGGCCGAGATGGTGCTGGCCATAGACTCTGTGCACCGGCTCGGCTACGTGCACCG GGACATCAAGCCGGACAACATCCTTCTGGACCGCTGCGGCCACATCCGCTTGGCCGACTTCGGTTCCTGCCTCAAGCTTCGGGAGGACGGCACG GTGTGCTCCTCCGTGGCGGTGGGGACCCCGGACTACCTGTCCCCGGAGATCTTGCAGTCTGTGGGGGACGGAACAGGGGCGTGCTCCTACGGGCCCGAGTGCGACTGGTGGGCTCTGGGGGTGTTTGCCTACGAGATGTTCTTCGGCCAGACGCCTTTCTACGCCGAATCCACCGCCGAGACGTACGGCAAGATCGTCCACTACAAG gAGCACCTCTCCCTGCCCATGTCAGATGGCGGGGTCCCCAAGGAAGCCCGAGACCTGATCCAACAGCTTCTGTGCCCCCGGGAGGTACGGCTAGGACGGGCTGGGGCCGGGGACTTCCGAGATCATCCATTCTTCCAGGGACTCGACTGGGAGGGCATCCGGGACAGCTCTCCTCCTTTCGTTCCCGACTTTTCCGGAGCCACGGACACCTGCAATTTCGACCTGGTGGATGACGGGCTCACGGCCATGGTGAGCGGGGGTGGG GAGACACTGTCTGACCTGATGGAAAGCCCGCCACTGGGCGTACACTTACCCTTTGTGGGCTATTCGTTCTCCTATGCTGCTCTCAG TGAAAGTGAGGCCCATGAGGTCAGTCACCCTGCCCCTATGGAGCTGGAGCCTGAGCCTACAGCCCCTGCCCCACCCCAGCAGGAAACTGCTGAGGAGCCT CTCCCCCAAACTCAGGCTGAGGAGGCCACACCGAGcctagagaaggaagaggaagagggggtCACCTTACAAGAGCTACAAACTGCCCTAGAGGAGGAGATGCTGAACCAGCAGAGCCTTCGGAGAGAGCTGGATGCCATCCGCTTGGCCAACCAGAACTTTGCCAG CCAGCTCCAGGCCGCCGAGAGCCGGAACGGGGAGCTAGAGGCTCAGATCCAGCAGCTTCGAGAGCGGATGGAGGAACTGCAAGCGGCAG ccAACTCCGGGCTCCCCCTTCCCCAGGCCACGGAGCTGTCTCCCCAT ATGGCCCCCCGGCCGTGGCTCTGTGCCAGTGGCCCCTGGTGGCGCCCTGCCACCTGCTGCCCTGTGCCCGG GTCCTTAAGCCAAGCG